Genomic segment of Triticum urartu cultivar G1812 unplaced genomic scaffold, Tu2.1 TuUngrouped_contig_5458, whole genome shotgun sequence:
TTCGCATTTAGAGTGTGTCACTTGTGAATTTCGTACCAGCAACCAGCAGAGTCTATGAACATTGTGACATAAACGAAACAGCGAAACAGCCCGAGGTACAAATTAGGAATTACTTTTGGGGCACACTGAAGTGGCTCCCTTATGGGTTTTGCCTGTCCTGCTAAAGTTGGAGGATCCTGAGAAATAAAGTGTACCTGGTTTAGAAAGAACACTGGCATCATGTTTTTAGTTGGAATATGTAAACATTCACCAGAAAACCTGCAGATAATCATATCATAACCTGCATTTTCTAAGTAAGAAAATAAGGATGCACTGATTTTCTATAAGCTCGTCAAACGGACTTGTGCAATACGATACAAATGGGTGAAAATAGTATAACTACAGAAAGTTGAAGCAAATAATTTAAACTAGTGAGGTACTCTGTTCATGTTTTTTTAATGGAAACCTCTAAAAACTATCATTACTAGTCTGGGGATTTGCATTTCTTTTTGACTGTCTAATCGTTGTTGCTTTGTATTGGCCATATATGAGAACAACTTTTAGTCAGATTTCCTATTGCACACTGAATTAGTTCAATGTATGCATTTACACCTCTTTTCAACTATGTGATACTGCAGAAGTCGAGCGCCGTGACAATTCACCATTCAGATACTTCATTGGAGAAATGTATAGCGGCAATTCGCTTAGGAGTACAATTGCAGTGGGTAATGACAAGAAGCGACAGCGGGTCTACAACACTATGTTTCATGTGCCTTGGAGATGTGAACGGGTATATATCTCACTTGCAAATATGCCCCCTTCTTTGTACCCTATATAttggattttttttggaattatAGGGCCATCCTAATTATTTCGAATTTTAGGGCATTCTAAATTATTTGGAATAGTTTGCCAGCATTGCTGGAGATGAATCCAATATGCATCAGTTGTAATATTTCTGGAACCATGTCATCAGCACATATTTTAACTGAAATGAATATATAATTAAATTCAGATCCTTGTTAAGATATGAATAGATACGAGTTATGCTTTTTGCAGTAATTAATAAATTAATAAAAATAATGTATTCGACAATTGACAACCACATTCAAAAGATAGCTAAATGTTTCAGTTCAGTAGTTCTAGATGTAGCATGTCTGTAATCATGGGGAGATTTTTGATTGTGATCAATGCTGCAGCTAATTGTCGCAGGATTCTTTGTCTGCCTGGATTCCTTTCTGTCTTTGCTCACCATCATGCCTGCAAGAATTGTGATGACAGTATGGCGAATTCTGAAAACCAGGTGGGTTCACGATGATGCTGTAAACTTGATTATTTACACATAGATTATGTGCATACTATTTTGTTATGTATGGATTCCATTAAGTTTTATGATTTACCAAATTTAGTTTTATGATTTTGTTCCTAAAAGAGGATACCATTCGGTTTTGTTGTCAGCAACTGAATCTAGAGATTACTTCCTATTGGAACATATTTATGTGATGTTTGGGAGGTCTCTGCTTAAACTTAAAGCTACCACAAGTTTAAAACTTTATTAAGACATCTCTATAGGCCTTCTCAGATTAGCTTAATCCCTTGCTCAAATCATTAACTCTTTGTTTAAGATTTTCCAAGAAACTAGCTAAAAACTTCTATGTGAAGTTAAGCACTTTCAGAGAGGGCCTCAGAATGTTTGGGGATTTACATGATTAGTTTTGATTGATAATTTGTATCATAGTTAACAATATTTCAGGCTCAAAATTCAACAGCAACTGTGTCAAAAATGTTTAGGGAACTTTCTCGTTTAAAACCGAGAACAATCGTGTTATTCTGCCATATCGCTCACCATTTTTCTGTAATAAAATAATGGTATCTTTTTTATCTAAAAATAAGGACATCTTGTTTTTTTTTGGCATGAGGACATCTTGGGCAGAAGTGAATAATTTAGTCTGCTGAAGTGAATCTTTTCTGAATAAATTAATGACACCTTGCTGCTTTGCTAGTTAAGTGTCTGATTATGTGATTGCTATCGTCTATTGCCAGTATTAGTTTAGTTGGTAGGTCGTACCTTTTCTATTTTTAAAGTGGCAAACATTTATGATAGCCATGACTATACCAGCAGGAGAAATCCTGTTGAATTATTTACATTAGTGCTGCACAAAGTGCTTGTAACATTAAGTGATTTTTCATCTGTTTACTTATATTTGCCATTTGATTGTACACACTATGCACCACCCTTTCCCATTTTACTATTTTGTTTTCGGCCGTATACTGCCGTGTACTTATTTATCGAATGTGTTTGTGACAGGCAGTTTCTTCGGCCAAATGCTGCTGATTTGTCAGATTATGGATGTTTTGTAGTTCTAGCCCTAGGAGTTGCTTCTTTGCAAATGATAGGTTCGTTATTTTCCCTTTGATTTTGCCAAACTAAAATGATACACATAATTGATAATCCTCAAACAATTTGTTTTGTGTGTCAGATATTAGTTTGATTTACCATGTCATTCGTGGCCAGGGCACGATCAAGCTCTATGTGGTATACAACGTACTAGAGGTGAGGGAAGTATTTTTTTTAAATGTATGTACATTTTTATTAGTTAGCACACTTACCTTTTTCTGTTACTTTTAGATCTTTGACAAACTATGTCAATCATTTGGCGAGGATGTGTTGCAAGTTTTGTTCAACTCAGCTGAGGGACTGTCAACATGTTCAACTGACAGGGTCACATTCGAACTGTTGCGGTTCCTTTTGGATGGAGCTATTGCAGTCCTCGCATTTGATATCCTTGGCTCCAAACTATCCTGTCTTATTTTTACATGCCTTTGTTTAATTTATTTACATTCTACAAGTTTGAGATGTCAGAATTCCCCAATTCAAAGGAAAACTATGTAGCCCACACTGATATGCAGCACCGAGCTGATTATAAGCTCACAGTAAAGACATGGTAGTCATCGTGTAACATTAGTTTTAGTTGGAATCACAGTGACTTAAGTTTTATCTAACATAAGTTCGTCCAGCTTTCAGTTCGACTGTAAGTTTACTTTATTAACCTTTGCTGCTGCCATTTCATATTAATCTGGATTTGGTTTCCTTAACAAGTCATTACTTGTGCATTCATTTGTCCTCTTAGCCCAAGCTATCACCCTGTCAACATGTATTATTGCCCATAATAATGCACTATTGGCTCTTTTGGTGTCCAATAATTTTGCCGAGATTAAAAGCAATGTATTTAAGAAAGTTAGCAAAGAGAACCTTCACAATCTGGTTTACTATGGTGAGTGTGCTTATGATTGTGTCATTTCCATGATTCTAAATCAGATGCTGATGGATGACTGTATTTGCTACGTTTCCATCGTCTGGATGATCCTTTTGAATTCATCGTTGCTGCATAGCTGCATTTGTCAGTATGTCATGTGTGGCTTATTGTTGTTGTCTAGCTACTTAGTGTTCAGCACTTCCATCTCCTTATGTGGAATGAACCGTGCTGAGTTGGACTCCATAGATAAATTGTCTGCATAGACCTTTTTACATATTGGATATTCATTAACTTTCTAGAAGCAAATTCTTGGCCATTTTGTAAGTGCAAGGTTCAAAACCCTTTCGTGCCGTAGTAGCAAGAAATTGTGAGCATTGGTTGCAAACGGTTCACTGCATGCAATATAACTGCTATGTTTTATGCTACACGTGGTTAGTTAGCAATTGGCTGTGTGTTCTATATTTATCATGCCATTGTTACATTTTTTCTTCATCATTTTTTTCAACACTTAATTTTTGAGTTGTTGATTTGCAGATATCATTGAGAGGTTTCATATCACAGCATTTTTACTGTTTGTACTAGCTCAAAATATCTTGGAAGCAGAGGGGCCATGGTTTGACAGTTTTCTTATTGTATGTtgaatttttttcctttctgTTCTTGTCGTAATCAGAGACTTGGATGATTTCAAAAAGTAATATTACTTCCTTTTGTCACTGCAGAATGCTTCCTATGTATTTATGTGTGAAGTGCTTATTGATGCTATCAAGCACTCATTCCTTGCAAAATTTAATGAGATAAAGCCAGTTGCTTATTCAGAGTTTCTGGAAGACTTATCCAAGCAGGTGATACGCTGACAAATAACTTGGCATGCGTATCTTGGTTCAAATACATTGCTGGCTACACAGCCTATGCCCCTGTGATACTCGGATAAATAAACAAACAACAAATGAGGTTCAGAGTAAATGACCCTATCAGTTAAAAATGCTAACACGCATTCATGCATGCGGAACACTGCTTATTTGATTTGTGGGAAATATTTGTTTTACTACTCTTGTTGTTTTGCTTCGTTGGGTTTGTAGTTTTATGTCAGTGGTTCTGTGGCATGTATTTGCCTTTATCCTGATAGGGTCATTTAGGAAATTCTATCTAGACACTTGCCAAGAATTGAACCTTTTCATCTGATGTTATTACTAATGCCCGTCTCGCTGAAAAAATATGTGCACAGATATTGAATGAGCAACCTGATGACCGTCAGAAAGATCTAACATTCATCCCCCTTGCCCCTGCTTGTGTGGTAAGTGacgtccaaatgtccatgctctTATACTGCCAATTTGTATGTACATATATTTTACTAACGAGCAAGGTATTCATTGTCTCTCTAGGTAATTCGTGTGCTGACTCCAGTGTATGCCACCCTGCTTCCTGCTGGGCCGTTTACCTGGAGAATATTCTGGATTTTGCTCTGGTCAGTTCTGACCTATTTTATCCTCGCCATCTTCAAGATACTTGTGGGACTGATACTGCGTTGCCTCGCGACTTGGTATATCAATCTACGTCTCACAAGAAAACAACATGCGGACTGAGCACCTGACACCATAATCCTGGTGTTAAGATGACAGCATTCTTGAGAAGACAATTTGATGTGGTGCGCGAAGTACAGCAACTGCCGCATCAGCCGTGAGTTCGATCACCTGCCCATGACAGAAATCTTGATAGTGTAGTACAGCACAGAGGAATATGTCGAACATCTTTTTCAGCAAACCATTTCGTCGATTCAAGGAACTAGGTATAGTCCAATTTTGCCGCGTTTACAACATCTTTCTGTCATCCTTCTGTGGATAGTTCATTTCATCCTAAAGTTATCTGCCTCAACCTAGAGAAGATTTTTTTGTAAAGCCCTGTGGATCTGTCTGTTTTGTATAATTCATTTAAGAAGAAAATATGGCAGCTTCGTCGGCAGTGGCTTTCTTCTTCTAGTCTTTCTGTGTCACGTATGGCTCGTGTCTGGGCTGGGCGTGGCAGCGTTTTTTTTTTCTAGCAGTTAAGATTATtgccaaaaaagaaaaaaatatctTATGCCTTTCTAAAAATATATTTCTGTGTCACGCATGTCTCAACCTAGAGAAGATTTTTGTAAAACTTTGCGAATCTGGCAGTTTTGTACACTTCATTTGAAAACTCTGCTATGAATTGGGATATCTGGTATGGTTAGTAAATCATTGATGTGGACCAATGATTTGCAGAACTGCCAACTCCGGGGATCATATAATTTAGAGTCAAATACACCACGGGTACCTCAACTTGTCTGGTGCGGTCACTTTGGTGCCTAAACTTATAAAATACACAAAACTGGTGCCGTAACTTGTCCGAGCGTTCAAATACGGTGCCTCCGACCGTATCCCGGCATATGCACTGCCCACATGGCGTGCCAACGTGACAtcggcccacatgtcagtgggtGTGAGAGGAGTGTCGTCATGGTTGTTTTACAGAAAACTCCTTGTACTTTATATAATTTTCACAAAAGCTCTTGACATTTTATTTAAATACGTCAAACTGCATCGATCCCACCTATCACATCTAGGCCTCGCATGTCAGCACATGAGATAAAATAGTAATAAGGTGTGAGAGGAGTGTCGTCATGGTTGTTTTACAGAAAACTCCTTGTACTTTATATAATTTTCACAAAAGCTCTTGACATTTTATTTAAATACGTCAAACTGCATCGATCCCACCTATCACATCTAGGCCTCGCATGT
This window contains:
- the LOC125529252 gene encoding protein POLLEN DEFECTIVE IN GUIDANCE 1; this encodes DDTSPRSLPETSSDGQRRRRRRSRRKQGGLQSPPIAEEEPRVDAHPPAALRVADLMPVVEKVCQTSDAERSATSCVAYVGVELRQRNVAGNGRVVTFAEDAASSCGSSSRESAAAAAAAAAVPDVIDPARRPEANGVVKKLEKDESLDWEKYIKENSNVLGEVERRDNSPFRYFIGEMYSGNSLRSTIAVGNDKKRQRVYNTMFHVPWRCERLIVAGFFVCLDSFLSLLTIMPARIVMTVWRILKTRQFLRPNAADLSDYGCFVVLALGVASLQMIDISLIYHVIRGQGTIKLYVVYNVLEIFDKLCQSFGEDVLQVLFNSAEGLSTCSTDRVTFELLRFLLDGAIAVLAFVVHSFVLLAQAITLSTCIIAHNNALLALLVSNNFAEIKSNVFKKVSKENLHNLVYYDIIERFHITAFLLFVLAQNILEAEGPWFDSFLINASYVFMCEVLIDAIKHSFLAKFNEIKPVAYSEFLEDLSKQILNEQPDDRQKDLTFIPLAPACVVIRVLTPVYATLLPAGPFTWRIFWILLWSVLTYFILAIFKILVGLILRCLATWYINLRLTRKQHAD